From the genome of Triticum aestivum cultivar Chinese Spring chromosome 3B, IWGSC CS RefSeq v2.1, whole genome shotgun sequence, one region includes:
- the LOC123065619 gene encoding 8-amino-7-oxononanoate synthase, whose translation MAQWDALVDGALASLAARRLLFNTRLIALAPPPPPSETSFAGPGPWDRATVEIQVDRTSIQQWLAANGEVSSQEDDEVNRELILFSGNDYMCLSSHPAVREAAVKAAQDYGMGPRGSSLICGYTTYHKLVEESLAELQKKEDCLLCPTGFSANTALMTALGSISSLLVAGSKPAEDERIAIFSDALNHASTIDGIRLVERQHQAVAFVYKHCDMSHLDFLLSSCSMEKKVVVTDSLFSMDGDFAPLPQLVKLRNKYGFLLVVDDAHGTLLCGENGGGIPELFGCENDIDICVGSLSKGVGCQGGFIACSTRWKRLILSRGRSFIFSTALPVPVVASVHAAIHVSKKERWRRSVIWEHVQYFASLTKLNVTSPIIVILVGSEEAAVKAHRHLLRSGFLVQPIRPPVVPPNSSRLRITLSSAHTSDDIRRLVDALAPWLPAQHAEQGCASVSRL comes from the exons ATGGCGCAGTGGGACGCGCTCGTGGACGGCGCGCTCGCGAGCCTGGCCGCTAGGAGACTGCTGTTCAACACGCGCCTCAtcgccctcgcgccgccgccgccgccctccgaaACCAGCTTCGCCGGACCGGGGCCCTGGGACCGCGCCACCGTCGAGATCCAGGTCGACCGCACCTCCATCCAACAATGGCTCGCCGCAA ATGGCGAGGTAAGCAGCCAAGAAGACGACGAGGTGAACCGGGAACTGATCCTCTTCTCCGGGAACGACTACATGTGCCTCAGCTCGCATCCGGCAGTCCGCGAGGCTGCAGTCAAG GCAGCTCAAGATTATGGAATGGGGCCGAGAGGATCTTCGTTGATCTGCGGGTACACTACTTATCACAAATTGGTGGAGGAGTCACTGGCGGAACTGCAGAAAAAAGAG GACTGCCTTCTTTGTCCCACCGGATTCTCCGCAAACACGGCCTTGATGACTGCACTGGGCAGTATCAGCTCTCTTCTGGTCGCTGGGAGCAAACCCGCAGAGGATGAGAGGATCGCAATTTTCTCAGACGCGCTGAACCATGCCTCCACCATTGATGGGATCCGCCTCGTGGAGAGGCAGCACCAAGCAGTGGCCTTCGTCTACAAGCACTGTGACATGTCGCACCTTGATTTCCTGCT GTCCAGTTGCTCAATGGAAAAGAAAGTTGTTGTCACAGATAG TCTGTTCAGCATGGATGGGGATTTTGCTCCGTTGCCTCAACTTGTCAAATTACGCAACAAATATGGATTTTTGTTGGTCGTCGATGAT GCACATGGAACGCTTCTTTGCGGCGAGAACGGTGGTGGCATACCTGAGCTGTTTGGATGTGAAAATGACATTGACATATGTGTTGGCTCCTTAAGCAAGGGAGTTGGTTGCCAGGGTGGTTTCATAGCATGCAG CACCAGATGGAAGAGGTTGATTCTATCGCGAGGCCGCTCATTCATATTTTCGACAGCTTTGCCGGTGCCCGTGGTTGCTTCTGTGCATG CTGCAATCCACGTTTCGAAGAAGGAGAGATGGCGAAGATCGGTCATCTGGGAGCACGTGCAGTATTTTGCTTCTCTGACCAAACTCAACGTAACTAGCCCCATCATCGTCATTCTCGTCGGAAGCGAGGAAGCGGCGGTCAAGGCTCACAG GCATCTTCTGAGATCTGGATTTCTCGTCCAACCAATCAGACCGCCCGTGGTGCCACCCAACTCAAGCAG GTTGCGAATTACTCTTAGCTCAGCTCATACCTCGGACGACATCAGAAGGCTTGTTGACGCGCTCGCTCCTTGGCTCCCGGCTCAACATGCCGAGCAGGGTTGCGCTTCAGTTTCAAGATTATAA